The Oenanthe melanoleuca isolate GR-GAL-2019-014 chromosome 1A, OMel1.0, whole genome shotgun sequence genome contains a region encoding:
- the KCNA1 gene encoding potassium voltage-gated channel subfamily A member 1: MTVMAGENMDETSALPGHPQDSYQPAAHDDHECCERVVINIAGLRFETQLKTLAQFPNTLLGNPKKRMRYFDPLRNEYFFDRNRPSFDAILYYYQSGGRLRRPVNVPLDMFSEEIKFYELGEEAMEKFREDEGFIKDEERPLPEGEYQRQVWLLFEYPESSGPARVIAIVSVMVILISIVIFCLETLPELKEDKEYTVHRTDNTTQLYKSNIFTDPFFVVETLCIIWFSFELVVRFFACPSKTDFFKNIMNFIDIVAIIPYFITLGTEMAEREGTQKGEQATSLAILRVIRLVRVFRIFKLSRHSKGLQILGQTLKASMRELGLLIFFLFIGVILFSSAVYFAEAEEPESHFTSIPDAFWWAVVSMTTVGYGDMYPVTIGGKIVGSLCAIAGVLTIALPVPVIVSNFNYFYHRETEGEEQAQLLHVSSPNLASDSDLSRRSSSTISKSEYMEIEEDMNNSIDNFREANLRTGNCTVANQNCVNKSKLLTDV; this comes from the coding sequence ATGACCGTGATGGCCGGAGAGAACATGGACGAGACCTCGGCGCTGCCCGGCCACCCCCAGGACAGCTACCAGCCCGCGGCCCACGACGACCACGAGTGCTGCGAGCGCGTGGTGATCAACATCGCGGGGCTGCGCTTCGAGACGCAGCTCAAGACCTTAGCCCAGTTCCCCAACACGCTGCTGGGCAACCCCAAGAAGCGCATGCGCTACTTCGACCCGCTCCGCAACGAGTACTTCTTCGACCGCAACCGGCCCAGCTTCGACGCCATCCTCTACTACTACCAGTCCGGGGGAAGGCTGCGCCGGCCCGTCAACGTCCCCCTGGACATGTTCTCTGAGGAGATCAAATTTTACGAGCTGGGCGAGGAGGCCATGGAGAAGTTCCGGGAAGACGAGGGGTTCATTAAAGATGAGGAGAGGCCCTTGCCGGAGGGGGAGTACCAGCGCCAAGTGTGGCTCCTCTTTGAGTACCCAGAGAGCTCTGGGCCGGCAAGGGTTATTGCCATAGTCTCTGTCATGGTGATCCTCATCTCCATCGTCATCTTCTGCCTAGAGACGTTGCCTGAGCTGAAGGAGGACAAGGAGTACACAGTGCACCGCACTGACAACACCACCCAGCTCTACAAATCCAACATCTTCACAGATCCCTTCTTTGTGGTGGAGACCCTGTGCATCATCTGGTTCTCCTTCGAGCTGGTGGTGCGCTTCTTTGCTTGCCCTAGCAAGACTGATTTCTTCAAGAACATAATGAACTTCATTGACATTGTGGCCATCATCCCTTACTTCATCACGCTGGGCACCGAGATGGCCGAGCGGGAGGGGACTCAGAAAGGAGAGCAGGCCACCTCCTTGGCCATCCTGAGAGTCATCAGACTGGTAAGAGTCTTTCGAATCTTCAAACTCTCCCGGCACTCTAAGGGCCTCCAGATTTTGGGACAGACCCTCAAAGCCAGTATGAGAGAGCTAGGTTTACTaatcttcttcctcttcattgGGGTGATTTTGTTCTCTAGTGCGGTATATTTTGCTGAGGCTGAAGAACCTGAGTCTCATTTCACAAGTATCCCTGATGCTTTCTGGTGGGCGGTGGTATCCATGACCACTGTGGGCTATGGTGACATGTACCCTGTGACAATTGGAGGCAAAATCGTGGGCTCCTTGTGTGCCATCGCTGGTGTGCTGACAATTGCCCTGCCTGTACCTGTCATCGTGTCCAACTTCAACTACTTCTACCACCGAGAAACAGAAGGGGAAGAACAGGCTCAGTTACTTCACGTTAGCTCCCCTAATTTAGCATCTGACAGTGATCTCAGTCGCCGCAGCTCCTCCACAATCAGCAAATCTGAGTACATGGAAATCGAAGAGGATATGAATAATAGCATAGACAATTTTAGAGAGGCTAATCTCAGAACTGGCAACTGCACTGTAGCCAACCAAAACTGCGTTAATAAAAGCAAGCTGCTGACTGAtgtgtaa